One Synechococcus sp. PROS-9-1 DNA window includes the following coding sequences:
- a CDS encoding glycosyltransferase family 9 protein, translating into MRLLVLSPGTAQQQLERMPAIAACANELGASIQVACSPAYGSLWTLLSSVEKIIPFDFAASLTMADWANLLGSVREPDFQVCLNFAEGRQVNLMLSMSHIPTRVSEAGFASTAVASKAEGWSAQRLSGFLAPIGLSLDAAAFRISLPAALMNSARERQPQGDGPLLLLQPAETPGDWPAERWKQLPLTIKDKLPGLRTIHLGDNSSLSERAAQIACADVVLTSCPVTSLLTAFCGVPLVALGLSDDQLPERDVIRHLGHDELRSLSEADVLQAMGF; encoded by the coding sequence ATGCGCCTTCTCGTTTTAAGCCCAGGAACAGCTCAACAGCAGCTTGAGCGTATGCCTGCAATAGCAGCCTGTGCCAACGAGCTTGGGGCTTCGATCCAAGTGGCCTGCTCCCCTGCCTACGGATCACTGTGGACGTTGCTGTCTTCGGTTGAAAAAATCATTCCCTTTGACTTTGCTGCAAGTTTGACCATGGCCGATTGGGCGAATCTTCTCGGCTCAGTCCGAGAACCTGATTTCCAGGTTTGCCTCAATTTTGCTGAGGGACGTCAGGTGAATCTGATGCTGTCGATGAGCCATATCCCAACGCGGGTTTCAGAAGCTGGATTTGCCTCCACTGCTGTGGCCAGCAAGGCTGAAGGCTGGAGTGCGCAACGCCTTTCTGGATTTCTGGCTCCGATCGGTCTCAGCTTGGATGCCGCGGCATTTCGGATCAGCTTGCCTGCAGCGCTGATGAACAGCGCGCGCGAACGGCAGCCACAGGGAGATGGACCTTTGTTGTTGCTCCAACCCGCTGAAACCCCAGGAGATTGGCCAGCAGAACGCTGGAAGCAACTACCTCTCACAATTAAAGACAAGCTTCCTGGTTTGCGAACCATTCATCTCGGAGACAACAGTTCGCTTTCAGAGAGAGCAGCTCAGATTGCCTGTGCCGACGTGGTGTTGACCAGTTGTCCTGTGACCAGTTTGTTGACCGCATTTTGCGGAGTGCCATTGGTTGCACTCGGACTGTCTGACGATCAACTTCCGGAGCGGGATGTGATTCGGCATCTCGGTCATGACGAGCTCCGATCTCTCTCTGAAGCTGATGTGCTTCAGGCGATGGGCTTCTGA